From one Paramormyrops kingsleyae isolate MSU_618 chromosome 1, PKINGS_0.4, whole genome shotgun sequence genomic stretch:
- the ppm1h gene encoding protein phosphatase 1H: MLTRVKSAVANFMGGIMAGSSNGDHLGGSDLPLRFPYMRPEFLGLSPDEIECSADHIARPILILKETKSLPWSTGYAEVINAGKSTLNEDQACCEVVVVKRKPGVSNTPSKTPTSKRRSSLPNGEGLGLKENSESEGLAFHYWALFDGHAGSGAAVVAARLLQHHITEQLRDVLDILRNSAQSPPTCLGEEPPNCTPSSHRTLTRAASLRGAAGAPGSPNTPPARFFTEKKVQHESLVIGAIENAFREMDTQIEREKAIYNISGGCTALVVIFLLGKLYVGNAGDSRAIIIRGGEIIPMSTEFTPESERQRLQFLAYMQPHLLGNEFTHLEFPRRVQRKEIGKRMLYRDFTMNGWAYKTIDDDDLKFPLIYGEGKKARVMATIGVTRGLGDHELKVHDSNIYIKPFLSCCPEVKVYPLTQYEHGADDVLVLGTDGLWDVLSNEEVAEAVTSFLANCDPDDQHRYTMAAQDLVMKARGVLKDRGWRISNDRLGSGDDISVYIIPLFYGNQHQ, translated from the exons ATGCTCACACGGGTGAAATCTGCGGTTGCCAATTTCATGGGAGGCATCATGGCTGGTAGCTCTAACGGTGATCACCTCGGTGGCTCCGACTTACCGTTGAGATTCCCGTACATGAGACCGGAGTTTCTCGGACTGTCGCCGGACGAGATAGAGTGCTCTGCGGATCACATTGCACGGCCCATCCTCATCCTGAAGGAGACGAAGAGCCTGCCATGGTCCACGGGTTATGCCGA GGTCATCAATGCAGGGAAGAGCACCCTGAACGAGGACCAGGCCTGCTGCGAAGTGGTGGTGGTGAAGAGGAAGCCAGGCGTGTCCAACACTCCCAGCAAGACGCCCACTTCTAAGAGGAGGTCCTCACTTCCTAACGGGGAGGGTTTAGGGCTGAAGGAGAACTCT GAGTCCGAGGGGCTGGCTTTCCACTACTGGGCGCTGTTCGATGGGCACGCCGGCTCGGGCGCGGCTGTGGTGGCGGCACGGCTGCTCCAGCACCACATCACCGAGCAGCTGCGGGACGTGCTGGACATCCTAAGGAATTCGGCCCAGTCCCCGCCCACCTGTCTGGGTGAGGAGCCCCCCAATTGCACGCCGAGCTCCCACCGCACCCTCACGCGCGCGGCCTCTCTCCGGGGCGCCGCCGGCGCCCCTGGCTCGCCCAACACTCCGCCCGCTCGCTTCTTCACCGAGAAGAAAGTCCAGCACGAGAGCCTGGTCATCGGAGCCATTGAAAACGCCTTCAGGGAGATG GACACGCAGATCGAGAGGGAGAAGGCCATTTACAACATCTCTGGCGGCTGCACGGCGCTGGTCGTGATCTTTCTGCTGGGCAAGCTCTACGTAGGCAATGCCGGAGACAGCAG GGCCATCATCATCCGTGGCGGAGAGATAATCCCGATGTCCACGGAGTTCACGCCCGAATCGGAGCGACAGAGGCTGCAGTTTCTG gcCTACATGCAGCCCCACTTGCTTGGCAATGAGTTCACACACCTTGAGTTTCCCCGACGCGTGCAGAGGAAGGAGATCGGCAAGAGGATGCTGTACCGAGACTTCACCATGAACGGCTG GGCGTATAAAACCATCGATGACGATGACCTGAAGTTCCCTTTAATATATGGAGAAGGCAAGAAG GCCCGTGTGATGGCCACCATCGGTGTTACCAGAGGCCTTGGAGACCATGAGCTGAAGGTTCACGATTCTAACATCTACATCAAGCCCTTCCTCTCCTGCTGCCCTGAG GTGAAAGTGTATCCACTGACACAATATGAGCATGGAGCAGACGATGTCCTGGTACTGGGCACAGATGGCCTGTGGGATGTGCTCTCCAATGAGGAAGTAGCAGAAGCAGTTACCAGCTTCCTGGCCAACTGTGACCCGGATGACCAACACAG GTACACAATGGCTGCCCAGGACCTAGTGATGAAGGCCCGCGGAGTGCTGAAGGACAGGGGCTGGCGTATCTCAAATGACAGACTTGGGTCTGGAGACGACATCTCCGTATACATTATCCCCCTCTTTTATGGGAACCAGCATCAGTAG